TTTGGCTTGCTACTCTTACTCTCCATTCTCTATCCCAAGTAGACAAGCCCATTATCAGCTTTAAAGACCCAGTCGCTGAACCGGCTTGCCGGGGTAGTAGAAGTTGAGCGGAGAGGCTGCAAAGGTCTATACCGGGTTAATTATAGGCTACAGGCTTGGATCAAACACACAGTATGAGAAGCAGGTACTGATAAGGGTTGATGGAATAAACGACTCTAACACCGCTGCACAGCTGATAGGCTGGCGTGTACTCTATCGCGACAATAAGGGTAACGAGTACCGCGGCAAGATAGTAAGAGTGCATGGAAACAAGGGCGTCGTAGTAGCAGTGTTCAAGCCCAATCTACCCGGCCAGGCTAGGGGAGGCAACGTCTACATATACCCTCGCGGCGTCCAGCTGGTTTTTGAGACACAGTAGCATCGATACAGAAATTCTAGAGCCTAGGGGGATTAGGGAAGAGAGACATCACCTAAACAAATCATGCACATGGGCTCCCATTTTCCCCGGGTTATTACCCACTTCCATCCTTTAGCTACGACCTTCCAACATCTACATTGATGATGTACTGCGGATGAATATCTCCATTAATGTTTAGTTTGCGGAGGTACTGTGCAAGCGCCGATGGCCTGAAATTATCTGCATCAAGTTCATCTGGTTTTACCCATCTAAATCTGAGATGCTCCTCTCTAGGCTTTATCTCAGTGTTTCCGAGATTGCAGAGGAAGTAGAAACCTATCTCGTGCACTATTCCACTGCGACGTCTGTAGAACGATTCTACTATGAATGCTAGCTTTGCTTCACCTATATCAAATATTCCTAGTTCTTCTCTTAGTTCTCTCTGAAGCCCCTGGAGTACAGTCTCCTCAGGCCTCACACGACCGCCCGGCAGCCGGTAGAAGTCGCCCTTCTTGCTTAGCTGGACGAGGATAAACCCATCACGCATTATTATGCAGCGCGCCGTCACCCTGAATAGCATTATCGAGCCCCGAATTTAGGGCAAATAGAGCAGACTTGAATATTAATTTACACAATGCATAGGTCTTTCACTCCTGCGAGAAGCTTTACGGTAGGTGTATATGGTGACCGGGGTTATATGCCTGGCACTATTACTGGTGCTTCTACACGGTCTCCTAGCTCTCGCATCTCAGCTGAAAGGATGTAAGCTGACTCGGCATCTTCTACCAAGGCTATAACATGCTTTCCGTATATGTCTACACCAACTGCTAGTGCCCCCAGTCTGGCTAGCATACCACGTATCTTCTGTAGCCTCTTGATTCCACTTATACTGGCTATTTTCTCGCTAAGGGTGTCTATCAGTGTGGGCGCGTCGTCTATGTTATCGTAGACTATCCTCTCGAGGACCCCTACATGGCTATATACTGTCTCCACGAGCCTTTCGCTGTTTAGTGGTTTTCCAAGCCTGAATATTACTGCCCAGAGACCAGAAATGTCATAAAGCGGCATAGTAGATTCTTCTATCACCGCGCTACTTCCCTCTAGCGAAGCTATAGCAGTCTCAATGCCCCACATTCTAGCTGATATACTGTTAACTGTCACGGCTCCATCGTTAGCATAAGCGTCGGACACTAGACTACCTAGTATCTCTCCGAGGGCTGGGTTGGAGTAGTATAGCCCCCTACCCCAGACCTTAATTTCTACATCCTCTACTGCTCCCACCGTCCCAAGGCCACAAGCTTGTGCTATGACTGGCACATCTACCGCTACTGCTACTCCAATGCTAACTATGCGTGGTAGTAGTGTTAGAGTTGCATATGCTTCTACCTCTATGCACCGAGAGACACCAGTAGCAGTTAGTATAATTCCTGCATGAATAACGTGACTACTCCCTACCGTCCCTATCAAGATCACTCCCCAGTAGCTAGCATTAGGTAATGATGTAGAGGCTAGATGTGGAGGGGGTAGTAACACTAGGCGATATACGAGAGAATATACCGCTATAGCCTTATCAGAACAATATATACATAACGAGTTTAATGGAAATGCATCAACTATGTTCATCTTCTACGCTTATCTGTCTAGTCTATACTTTCACCCTATGTGTTAGACATCACTTGCTACCGAGAGCCCAGCAGCGCCTAGAGCACCATTATATACCCGGAACCCAAGCTCCCGGAGACTGCTAGCAACATTGTCAGCTCTACTAGACTCTACGAGTGCTATCGCTGAGCCACCCATTCCAGCCCCAGTGAGCTTTGCCCCTAGAGCACCGTTAGCTCTTGCAACATGAACAGCCTTCTCTAGAGATACATGCGACACACCCATAGCATTAAGAAGCCCGTGAGCTACATCCATTAGCTCTCCAAGCCTTACAGCATCCCCACTTGATATTGCCTTGAGCGCTTCATCAATTATATTCTCAGCCAGCTCTAGCATCTCCTTGCCTATACTACCCAGCCGTCTTAGACGCCCAGCAAAGAACTCTACAGCAGAAGCTGTAGACCTGGATACTCCGGTATCTATAACAAGGATGACAACATCATCAAGTCTCCCCGCGTGTATAGGCTTAAATCCATCGCCGCGTCGATATAGTATGAATCCCCCAAAAGCCGCCACAGTATTGTCGACACCGCTAGGCGTACCATGCACCACCTTTTCGCTCTCATAAGCGGCTCTTGAAATAAAATCTGGAGAGACGCTAAGCCCTCCAACACAAGCATAGGCGGCTGAAGCAGAGACTGCTACAGCTGCACTACTGCCTAGCCCGGCGCCCACCGGTACCTCGGAATCTATAACTATACTAGCTGGCCATAGAACTCTATCACCACCCGCTATATATTCAAACGCCTTTTTTAAGTTACAGAATATCCTACACCTTTTAGAGATATCCTCAACGACACCAAGATTCCTGGATTCAACAACTATACCTTCATGAAGAGATTCAGCTATAACGCGCGAATATATACCTATAGCGGAAGCTATAGCCCTGCCCCCATGTACTACCCAATGTTCCCCGAAGAGTATGACTTTAGCTGGTGCCTTTGCATAACACCTCAAGGAGCTTGTCCCTTCCCCTAATCCTAGGATACACTACAGCTTGGATGCAGGCCTAATACAAGTCTCGCCACAACATGCAATCATGATAATGCTCTATATAACATACTATTGTCTAGCCGAGAACACTACACAAACCAAACAACATATGTTCATGCCGGATATCTAGTGTTAACCGTGAACTAGCTTTTGTGGCAGCAACTGCCTCTACGACACACGTTTAAAGCAGAGGAGGATGTAAATCTAGAAGTATACAATTGTAGGAAGCAGTCCTAGGGTGATGAGAGAGGAGTACTGGCGTAAAAAGACGTGAGCGTAGGCTCAAGCTTCAGTCTTAGGAAGTTAGCTGCATATTGGGTAGTCGTCTGGTACCTTGGCGCGGAAGTACTTGCCGGTTTCTGGGCTCTTGAATAGGCCTATCTTTACGCCCTTCCTGCCCCTGGGGGCTAGCTGCCACACCTTGATGGGTACTAGCTCAACCTCCTTACCAGTAGTCGGGTCACGAACCTTCACAGCCTTCTCACACGCCATACACTACACACCTCTCTAGGCTGTCCTCTTTCTCGTGTAGTAAGTATCTCTTCTACTCTTTTATAGGCTTTACGTTTGGGGCCGGTAGGGGAGTTTTCTAGCCCTCCGGCACCCGCTGGGAATACATTTGTATTACCCTGCAGCCGGGGGCGACTGCTCCACACTAGAGCTAGCCCGGTATTATCACTATCTAGGCTGTATAGGAGATCCTGGAGCCCCTAACACTGCACTCGACAGCCAACTGCTCGACCACCGATACATGGGCTACCTGGGAGAGTTTACGCTAAAGCCTCCAGAGCTACCGCAGCTCTTTTACCCAGGTGATACGCGGGGGCTGCACTATGGGTGCTGAGCCTTCGTCGGCGCCTACCTTTAGACCGAAAATAGAGGAAAAACGTTGGAGCAAAGAGATAGAGAAGGAACTTCTATCAAAATGGAGCAAGGAGAAGCTATACGAATTCAACCCAGAACGTGAGGGTCCAATTCTCATCATAGATACGCCGCCTCCCTATCCTAGCGGCAAATGGCACGTAGGTGGTGCGGCACATTACGCACAGATAGACATGATAGCACGCTACTTCCGGATGAAGGGCTGGAACGTATTTGTACCATGGTATGCCGATCGTAACGGCTTGCCAGTGGAAGTTGCCGTGGAGAAGAAGTACAAGATAGTAGCACACGAAATGGCCAAGACCAAAGAGGGTCGACTGAAGTTCTTGGAGCTATGCAGTAAAGAGCTCGACAAAATAGAGGAAGAGCTGGTAAGAATATGGTCCCGGCTTGGCTGCAGTTTCACATACATCCAGAACGGGACAGATAGCCCTGAGTATCGTCGTATAACACAAGCTACATTCATTGAGCTGTGGAGACGCGGTCTAATATACGAGGCTGAACGGCCAGTAAATTGGTGTCCACGCTGCCGCACTACTCTTAGCGAAGCAGAGATAGAGCATCGTGAAGAAGACGCTTACCTCTACTACGTGAAGTGGAAAGTTAAGGAAACCGGCGAGGAGATAGTAATAGCCACCACGCGCCCCGAGTTGATAGGTGCTGCGAGAGCTGTGGTCTACAACCCCGAGGACGAGCGATACAAGAGGCTCAAAGGACTACACGCCATAGTGCCCATATACGGCTACGAGGTGCCGATACTAGAGCATCCGGCAGCTAAGCCTGAGTTTGGTACAGGACTTGTAATGGTCAGCAGCTATGGTGACTGGACAGACGTACAGATGCTAAAAGACCTAGGACTTGAGCCAAAAGTCATAGTAAATTACGATGGCACGCTTAACGAAAAGGCCGGCTTCCTCCAAGGCCTCCCGATAAGAGAGGCAAGACGTCGTATAGTAGAGGAACTCGAAAAACACGGACTTATAGAGAAGAAGGAGTCTCTGAGACACAGCGTGCCTATATGTTGGCGGTGCAAGACACCTGTGGAGATCGTACATGTACGCGAATATTTCCTGAAGCAGCTAGAGTTTAAGGACAAGCTGCGCGAGATAGCATTAAAGGTTCACTTCCGGCCAGAAAAGCATCGCCGCAAGCTACTGGACTGGATAGATAGCTTGAAGATGGACTGGCCTATATCACGTACAAGATACTATGGAACCGAGATACCTCTCTGGACGTGCCGTCGCTGCGGCGCCAAGCTCGTTCCTGAACCCGGCCGCTACTACAGACCTTGGCTGGAAGAACCCCCGTGGGACAAATGCCCGAAGTGTGGAGCACCACGCAGCGAGCTAGAGGGCGAGAAGCGAGTATTCGACACATGGTTTGACTCTAGTATAAGCGTGCTATACGCATCAGG
The window above is part of the Pyrodictium delaneyi genome. Proteins encoded here:
- a CDS encoding 50S ribosomal protein L35ae, translated to MSGEAAKVYTGLIIGYRLGSNTQYEKQVLIRVDGINDSNTAAQLIGWRVLYRDNKGNEYRGKIVRVHGNKGVVVAVFKPNLPGQARGGNVYIYPRGVQLVFETQ
- a CDS encoding NUDIX hydrolase produces the protein MLFRVTARCIIMRDGFILVQLSKKGDFYRLPGGRVRPEETVLQGLQRELREELGIFDIGEAKLAFIVESFYRRRSGIVHEIGFYFLCNLGNTEIKPREEHLRFRWVKPDELDADNFRPSALAQYLRKLNINGDIHPQYIINVDVGRS
- the mvk gene encoding mevalonate kinase; the protein is MRCYAKAPAKVILFGEHWVVHGGRAIASAIGIYSRVIAESLHEGIVVESRNLGVVEDISKRCRIFCNLKKAFEYIAGGDRVLWPASIVIDSEVPVGAGLGSSAAVAVSASAAYACVGGLSVSPDFISRAAYESEKVVHGTPSGVDNTVAAFGGFILYRRGDGFKPIHAGRLDDVVILVIDTGVSRSTASAVEFFAGRLRRLGSIGKEMLELAENIIDEALKAISSGDAVRLGELMDVAHGLLNAMGVSHVSLEKAVHVARANGALGAKLTGAGMGGSAIALVESSRADNVASSLRELGFRVYNGALGAAGLSVASDV
- a CDS encoding chromatin protein Cren7; its protein translation is MACEKAVKVRDPTTGKEVELVPIKVWQLAPRGRKGVKIGLFKSPETGKYFRAKVPDDYPICS
- a CDS encoding valine--tRNA ligase, whose amino-acid sequence is MGAEPSSAPTFRPKIEEKRWSKEIEKELLSKWSKEKLYEFNPEREGPILIIDTPPPYPSGKWHVGGAAHYAQIDMIARYFRMKGWNVFVPWYADRNGLPVEVAVEKKYKIVAHEMAKTKEGRLKFLELCSKELDKIEEELVRIWSRLGCSFTYIQNGTDSPEYRRITQATFIELWRRGLIYEAERPVNWCPRCRTTLSEAEIEHREEDAYLYYVKWKVKETGEEIVIATTRPELIGAARAVVYNPEDERYKRLKGLHAIVPIYGYEVPILEHPAAKPEFGTGLVMVSSYGDWTDVQMLKDLGLEPKVIVNYDGTLNEKAGFLQGLPIREARRRIVEELEKHGLIEKKESLRHSVPICWRCKTPVEIVHVREYFLKQLEFKDKLREIALKVHFRPEKHRRKLLDWIDSLKMDWPISRTRYYGTEIPLWTCRRCGAKLVPEPGRYYRPWLEEPPWDKCPKCGAPRSELEGEKRVFDTWFDSSISVLYASGYMRNPRLFERAFPQNEELPYTMRPQGLDIIRTWLYFTMLRVYQLLGKPAFRWIRVTGMGLDPTGRTMHKSLGNVIDPEPYIETYGAEPFRFWAAAAARLGDDYRFSEQVLKTGKLFLTKLWNISRFVSSFPRPAEGYKLRPIDLAFLGALNELIKRVDRYYGEELDVHQPINELYNFTWNVFAAHYIEIVKTRAYNREGEFSEEEQKAAWYTLHAILDALLRMLAPILPFITDALYRRLYGKSVHQQQFPEPNPEWSTDYAKMLDKILSLNSAVWSWKRSHGYKLSDKVEGYKLYVSKDLEPFIKDLSYMHKIEIVVKEPPPGAEKLTDDVYIAKAQPS